DNA sequence from the Malus sylvestris chromosome 10, drMalSylv7.2, whole genome shotgun sequence genome:
ACTCTCAGCGATATATGCAATCGTGGTATGTTGTCTTTTTGAATCTCAATCATTCAGCTTTccattaattattgtttaagaTCGTTGTGCATCATGTGTGGTATGTTAGGAACTCATCCATGTATTGAACATGTGACACTGTTGAGGCTTGTTAAAGGCTCTGCATAGATCTGTCTCCTAACACAATTAATGATAGGGATAATAACTGTTGTATAATTATTGCCTTTTGGTCTTCTTCCGCACTTTCTGGTGTGGCCCTAACTGCGAGAAGAGAGTTGAGGGGAGGACGGAAATGGAGGAAGGGTTGTTCTAGATGTCATGCTCTGTTGATTGGCAACAGTACATAGAGTATTTGAACTGTATAGGTTTGATGAGTCGTTAGGAGATGCATTATAAATGCGTTTTCCTGTTCCCAAATTGCTGGACTTTGTTTCGGTTGCATCATCTTTCTTGTTTTGGAACCCTTTTATCTCTCCCTTGGTATTTTCTGATTATGGATGTGCATTGACAGGTCTGCGCTATCTTACAAGCTGCGACCAGTCTTGGGGTTGATTCGTACTTTGTGGCAGTTCTGGCGTGGGTGCTACTGATCGTGGTACTGTGTTTCTTTGTTCATGTGCTGGACAATGTAGTTGACACCGTGTATGTGTGCTACGCCATAGATAGGGATAGAGGAGAGGTTTGTAAACAGGAAGTTCACGAGGTTTACATTCACTTACCCATTAGTCGAAACCATAGATCATCTTCTATGATCTCCAGAACTCTGGGTGTGTAAATTAAACCTTTGATTTACAATGTTGTGGTGTTGATTTGTTCTTTGTATCAAGTTAGAATTGCTTGCCGGCATATTGTGCATATCGAGTGTTTCCTTGTAACGATTTCTGAGGTTTCATCAATAAAGAGAATTCTTCAAGGAGAAAGGCTTGGCTTCTCAAGATTTAGGAGGAGTTCCTCCTCAGTTTACTCTTAGTGGTTGATTAATAGAGTTTCGTGCttataatataaatatcatttcaacaaaaaatcaattaaatctGTAAAGaacaaaatcaattaaaactaaagtaaTTTAGTtaatcaattgtagcaaatagatagatatttcattatttatttttcgaaTCCGATTATTGTTTTTATACAGTTCAATGACCAAACGATCTcgtatttaattaaatttttattttattttttatttttattttttttgcaaaacTGATTTACATAGTGATTATAATATATAAAGTTTCGATCATAAGTATGAAATTTCGTGAATCAGCTACATATTGAATTAAGGAGAAACACCTGCTTGTTCTTGAGGTGCCAGGTAATTCCTTAAGACAATGTACTCTCTTTACAAATTTGgaattataatgaatttacattcAAAATTCAAGATCCAAATTTGGATAAAAGTGTTACTTGTGTACAAGATTTTTATGGGTTAATCTGACGGCCGAAAAGTGTTGCAAACCTGggcataagttttttttttttttttttttttttagtacattgtaAGGCAgtttaatttgatatcgaattcacTATCTACGAGATTCAAACATAaaatcaaagtgaaaatgaatatctACCATACCGTAGTATTTGAATGGCAACTTGGGCATAAGTAAAAATCTTTATTCACTTAACTTAAGTAAATTAGGAGAAAATATAGgaggagcaaaaaaaaaaaggggaaaatagCTAAAAATATACAAATACAGTTGGGGTACTTTGAGAATTACACCTTTTACACAAACACTGCGGAGAGTCGGAGACCCTCTTTTGAAGTTTTGAGTTGTGAAGCCCAAAAGGTTGAACAATCTCTGCAACCATGGTTCTCGAGGTTAGCCCTCTTCTAATCCTCCTCCTTCgaatgtttcaatttttcaggGCTTTGCATACGGTTTTTCTGATGATTATACGTAAATGTGATGAATAATCAGGCGACTATGATCTGTGTCGACAATTCCGAGTGGATGCGAAACGGCGATTACTCTCCCTCCCGATTGCAAGCTCAAGCCGACGCCATTAATCTCATCTGTGGTGCCAAAACCCAGGTTTTCTTTCTACTTCTTAATCAAGCTTTTCCCTTTACGAAATTGTAAACCACTTCAATTTTTCAACAGTGGAGTTTGTAAATTGGGCAGGCTAATCCGGAGAATACAGTTGGGGTATTGACAATGGCGGGCAAGGGGGTTCGGGTATTGGCTACTCCAACCTCTGATCTTGGAAGGATTTTAGCTTGCATGCATGGTGAAGTTCTCAATTCATTACTAATTTGCTTgtgtgattattttttaattgaattCGAAAACTTTACATGTTTAGCTTACTTGTATAGTTAAATAGCTGATGAAACTGTATCAATGAAGCAGTTGGAATGGTTTTGTTGAATAAGAATGATCATAGTTTAGGCGGACATTATAATCCAAAGTTGTAACTTTAGTTTTGAAGGGAAACTCAAGAGCTTTAGTACTATATATTATCTTGTATGAATGTGAGACTGGATCTTACTATACAATGCGAGGAAGTAATTAGAGATGGTGAGGCCGTTTTAAGAGTGATTCGTGTTCTTTTGCGTGCTGGATTTTGTTAAAAATTTAGTTCAATGGGTACCTTTATTATCTCTTCTTTGTGGAAATCGTTCCATCACGATGTTCGTCAAAttatcctttttttcttctggttAATTTCTTTGCGGTTCTCTAATTCCTTTTATATAGGTCTTGAGATGGGAGGTGAGATGAACATAACATCTGCGATCCAGGTAGCTCAGCTGGCTCTTAAGCATCGTCAAAACAAAAATCAGCAACAACGGATTATCGTTTTTGCTGGAAGGTATATAGTGCTAACTTCTTGCTTGCACTTTCCTTTTTGCTTTTTGTTGTCGTTGACATCTAACTCTTAACCATGTTCAGTCCTGTCAAATTTGAAAAGAAGGTGTTGGAATCGATAGGAAAGAAACTGAAAAAGAACAGTGTTGCTCTTGACATTGTTGATTTCGGGGAAGAGGATGATGGGAAGCCAGAGAAGCTGGAGGCCCTTCTGTCTGCAGTTAATAATAATGACAGCAGTCATATAGTACATGTCCCCCCCGGTCCAAATGCTCTCTCAGATGTTCTCATAAGgtgtattattttttgttttctccCATGTCTGTTTAGATATCATCTTGCATTGCCaattataaaattatttgttCATGGAACTAATTGGAATTTTAGATTCATGCTATTGTGTATAGGAGTAATGCATGTTATACGAAGAAAGAACGGAGAATTGAGAATAGTAGGTATTAAAATGATACAAGGAGAATTTGTGCAAGAATATGTATTTAAGCTCAAGTATTTCTTACAACTTACTTTTCTGAAAATTAATAGGCATAAGTTTCTACTTTTCTTTCTATCTTCATACGTGTTCTATGTGTCACTTGGCTGGAATTGCTGTTGAACAACATAGTGAACACAAGAAACTTTTCTTTCTATCTTCACACATGTTCTGTGTGTCACTTGGCTGGAATTGCTTGTTGAATAACATAGTGAACACGTCCCAGTAGATTGTATAATTAATAATTCTAACTATGTCTCCCGTGATATGAGCTTTTCCTTATTTAATGGCAGTACACCTGTATTTACTGGTGACGGAGAAGGAGGAAGTGGTTTTGCAGTGGCTGCAGCAGCAGCAACTGCTGCTGCTATTGGTGGCTCTGGGTATGACTTTGGCGTTGATCCCAACATTGATCCTGAGCTTGCTCTCGCCCTTAGAGTTTCTATGGAAGAGGAAAGGGCTAGGCAAGAAGCCGCTGCCAAAAGAGCTGCTGAAGAAGCTGGTGGAAAAGGAGGGGAACCATCATCCAAATCAGAAGATGTAACCATGACAGATCAAGCTAATGTTTCTTCCAATGAGGATAAGAAACATACTGATGATATGGTTGGTTTCAGTTCGTCTCTTGATTGTCTTTGTTTGCATGCTTGCATAACCTTGTCTAGTTCTTAAAGTCTATAAAGTCTATAttgttgggttttgttttgtcatttgttatttttcaaagaatttttgttatttaaattGGCCTTGGCTTATGGTATGGGTGATAGGTTGAGGAGAATGACTTGCTGAAGGAGGCTCTTGCAATGTCAATGAACATCTCTGGAACTGGTCATTCAGCAGGTGATACTGAGATGTCAGAGGCAACTAGTGCGGATCAGGAGTTGGCTTTAGGtgagttattttattttatttcttatatttcatatcatttagttGAGGTAACTTGAGCATGAGCTTCTTTTGCTTGATTACTTGTGGAAATTTATTTACGACATGCTTCTATTTTTTGTTCGTTTAACATGCTTCTATTTTTTATTCCGTGCCACTAACTTAACATGAGGTTTATATCCTCTTGCAAACTTAACTTTGTACAGGTATATTCTTGTACAACTCTTGGAGGTCACATtcattttaataaattaaattgTATCTCTACGACTGTGACCATAAAAATTTATGCATTACCATCAGATAAATTTGACATTCATAGGTTTATATCCTCTTGAAAACTTAACTTTGTACAGGTATATTCTTGTACAACTCTTGGAGGTCACATTCATTTTAATAAATTCAATTGTATCTCTACGACTGTGACCATAAAAATTTATGCATTACCATCAGATAAATTTGACATTCATAGGTTTATACTTGGTAGTTCTTTCTGTTTACATGTTAAGTGGTCTACTTGCTTCATCTAATCCATTTTCAGCTGTGCGTACTAGTGCTGTGGTTTGCTTAATTCCCAATCTATGAAATATGGGTTCTTGTAATTCATACTCATAGCAATTGACACTTAGCTGCCTTTCTAGTTTGGTGTAGTTTGGCATCAAAATGTGCACCTATCATGCATCCTTTTTTGGTTCTTCAGTTTACTTTTTGTCTGGTTAATATTACATTTGATTTGAAAACTCTGAGCATTGACAGAGCGTTTTGGTAGTATTTGTTAGTTTCAGCATGCTTAT
Encoded proteins:
- the LOC126586305 gene encoding 26S proteasome non-ATPase regulatory subunit 4 homolog, which gives rise to MVLEATMICVDNSEWMRNGDYSPSRLQAQADAINLICGAKTQANPENTVGVLTMAGKGVRVLATPTSDLGRILACMHGLEMGGEMNITSAIQVAQLALKHRQNKNQQQRIIVFAGSPVKFEKKVLESIGKKLKKNSVALDIVDFGEEDDGKPEKLEALLSAVNNNDSSHIVHVPPGPNALSDVLISTPVFTGDGEGGSGFAVAAAAATAAAIGGSGYDFGVDPNIDPELALALRVSMEEERARQEAAAKRAAEEAGGKGGEPSSKSEDVTMTDQANVSSNEDKKHTDDMVEENDLLKEALAMSMNISGTGHSAGDTEMSEATSADQELALALQMSMQESAGEPSSQTDVSKVLEDQSFVSSILESLPGVDPNDPSVKDLLASLKNQSEKDKEEPSNEDK